Within the Solwaraspora sp. WMMA2056 genome, the region GGGTGACGGTGCTGCCGAGATCAGCATGGCGGCCGCTGCGGCCACCGCGCTGTGTCTGGCGGCCCGGCTGAGCCAGGGCGAACGGGATCCACGCATGTGCATTCCCTTCTCGAGGTGTCGGCGACGCCGACCGACCTGTGCTGCGGTTGTGCCAACCGAAGGCAGGGACGGGCCAGGCGATCAGGTCGCCTGGCCGGAACTGCTGAGGGAGAACGGGACGCGGTGTGAGACTTCGATGTACGTCTCTGAGTGATCGCAGATTATCTCAGCGTGACTTCGATGTCCAGCGGGGTGAATATGTGGTGGATAGTGCCAGAAGGAGTCATTTCCCGCGCGGCGTTTCGTTTGCCGGCTGGCAGTGGAGGCCAGCCGTTATGCATTAACTGCCGGAAATGCGGCGGAACCGCTCGCTCGATGCCGTTCCGCCGGCGGCTCTCGACGTAATTCTCGGCACCTACCCGTAGATCCGGAAACCGCCGTGGCGGCGACGTCCTACCATCGGCCGGGCAAGCATCCGGCCAACTACAAGGGATCGTGAAGGTGGGTCACTGGCGTGGCGTCGGCTGCCTGGCCGCCGGCCTACTGTTCGCGGCGATCGGTCTCACCGTGCTCGGCGCCGGCACCGGCGGGTTGGGTGTCGGTGCGTTCGGGGCGCAGACCGAGACGTTCACCCGGATCGAATGCAACGAGCAGCGCGTGGCCAAGGGCGGCAGCGCCTGGCACTGCTTCGGCGAGAGCCCCGAGCAGGCAGCGGCGAACGACGAATCGGCCCGCCGGGCGACCCTGCCGTGGATCGTCGCCAACCCGGATCAGCGGGACCGGCCGCCCGTGCAGCGCCAACGCACGCGTATCACCTTCGCGGCACCGGACGGGCGTACCGATCCGGACCAGATCACTGCCACCAGGATGGCCCCCTTCGGCGACCGCTGGATCGCTCATTCGGCCGGCGTGCGTTCCGCCGGGTCGCTGCTCCTCGTCGTCGGCGTCGGGCTCGCGGCCGCCGGTACCTGGCTGCTCGGGCGAGGCCGGCCGCGGGGCGCAGCCATCGCGAGGCCGGTCAGCCGATGAGGGCACGCAGCCAGCGCAGCTGCCGACGGACCTGTTCGGCCTCACCGCCCTCATGGCCGTTGAACGGGTAGACGTGGATCTCCCGCCGTGGTGGCTCCGTCAGCTTGTCGCCGTAGTGGTTGTACGCGGCGAAGACGGTGCTCGGCGGGCAGACCGTGTCGCGTAGCCCGACACCGAAGTGCGCCGGTGCCGATGCCCGCCGGGCGAACGTCACTCCGTCGAAGTAGGACAGGGTCCGGCGTACGCTGGACTCGGCGTTGCGGTGTACGGCCAGGTAGCGGGCCACGTCACCGTACGGCTCGTTGTCGGTGATCTCGATCGCCCGCTGCCAGTGGCAGCCGAACGGCGCGGTGCTGACCAGTGCGGCCAGGTCGTCGACCAGGCCGGCGACGGCAAGGGCCAGCCCACCGCCCTGGCTGTTGCCGGCGGCGGTCACCCGGGTCGCGTCGACGCCGGGCAGCGCCCGGACCGCCGCGACGGCGCGCACGGCGTCGGTGATCAACCGTCGGTAGTAGTACCGGGACGGGTCGGTGATGCCCCGGGTCACCGGACCCGGCCCACCGGCGGCGGCCGGGTGCGGGTCGGGGGTGTCGCCGCCGTTGCCGTACTGGTCACCCTGGCCGCGGGAGTCCATCAGCAGGTGGGCGTAGCCGGCGGCGGGCCAGGTGAGCCGCTCGTGCGGCAGGCCCCGCCCACGCCCGTAGCCGAGGTACTCCACGACCGCCGGCAGCGCGGTGTCGACCCCGGCTGGGCGGGTGTACCAGGCGTGGACCGGGTCGCCGCCGAACCCGGTGAAGGTCACCTGCCAGGTGTCGAACAACCGCAGGTCGGTCGGCTCGGGTCGGACGTCGACCAGGATCTCGTGCGCGGCCACCTCATCGAGAGTGGACTTCCAGAAGGTGTCGAAGTCGTCTGGTTCCGGCAGCGACGGGGCATAGGACTGCAGTTGTTCCAACGGCAGGTCGAACTGGGGCATTCATCCTCCTTGACGGACAGCTCGGGCGGGGGCGGGCGGGGCGGTGCTCTCCCGGATCACCAGCTCGGTGACCAGGTCGATCCGGCTGGTCGACAACTCGGCGCCACGGGCCAGGTCGAGCAGCATCTGGGCGGCGGTGCCGGCCATGTCGCGCAGCGGTTGATGGACCGTGGTCAGGGCGGGGACCGTCCAGGCAGCCACCGGCACGTTGTCGTAGCCGATCACGGACAGGTCGCCGGGCACGTCCAGACCGAGTTGCCGGGCGGCCCGCAGCACTCCCAGCGCCTGCATGTCCGAGCCGGCGAAGATGGCGGTCGGCCGGTCCGGCCGGTCCAGCAGCGCCATGCCGTGTGCGAAGCCGGCGTCCACGTAGAAGTCGCCGTGCCGGATCAGGTCGGCCGGGACCGGCAGGCCGGCTTCGTCGTGGGCCGACCGGAATCCGGCGGTACGGGCCTGTGCGCACAGCACGTCGCTGGGACCGGAGATGATCGCGATCCGCCGGTGGCCCAGTTGCAGCAGGTGCCGGGTGGCGATGAGTCCACCGTTCCAGTTGTTCGAGCCGACCGTCGGTACCGAGGCCGAGGTCGCGCTGTCGGTGTCGATCACCACGAACGGGATCAGCTGGCGGGCCAACAGGTCCCGATGTCGTTCGCTGAGGTGACAGAGCACGAAGAGCACCCCGAGTGGCCGACGCGCCAGGGTCGCATCGAGCCACTGGTCCGGCGGCGTGTGCCGGCCGCCGAGTTGGCTCAGGTGCAGGCCGATTCCGGCGGCGCTGGCCACTGTTTCGACCGCTTTGATGATCTCCATTGCCCAGAGTGAGTCGAACTGGTGGAAGACCAGGTCGAGCTGATCGGTACGGATCGGTGGGCGACGGGCCCGCCGCCGGTACTGGTGTCGATCGAGACTTGCCTCGACCCGGGCCCTGGTCTGTGGCGCGACGTCGGATTTACCATTGAGGACCTTGGATACGGTGGTGACCGAGACGCCGACCTCGTCGGCGATGGTGGCGATGGTGGCCGGCGACGGCTGTCCGCCGGCGTCGTGCGATGCCCGGGTTGGTGGGCCGGCTGGTGGCGGCGGGGTGGCCGGTGGTGCCTCTGTCATGCGTACCTCACGAAAAGTTACCGAAACTTCCGGAGCTCATTCTGCTGGTGGACCCGGTTCCGCCGGCCCGAAGGCGTGGTGCGCGTGCGACGATGAGACCTCCCGGACGACCAGGCACACACTCTATGCAGTTGAAGGTCCGGTTCGGCGACTCTTGACACAACGATGCCGGGGAATCTAGGTTCCCCGCAAGGTAACGCGCCTATTTCCGAAAGTTTCGAGTTTCGTGTCGCGTCGGGGTGTCTCCTGCTGCCGGGAGACTGTCCGACGCGCACTGGACATGAGGGGTGGCGACTGGGATGAGTACACCCAGCGCGGTCGATGCGTCCCCGCAGGCGCAGGTGCCCCTGCCGCCCGTCGACGACCTGCCCCGACGGGGGCGGAGCCGACCCCGGTCACGTACCTGGCGACGCGCGCTGCGGCGGGACTGGCAGCTCTACTCGTTGATCGTCCTGCCGTTGTTGTTCTTCCTGATCTTCCGTTACCTGCCGATGCTCGGCAACGTCATCGCCTTCCGTCGGTTCCAGCCCGGCGGCAGCGTCTTCGGCGAGTACTGGGTCGGCCTGCGCTACGTACGGATGTTCCTCGCCGACCCGACCTTCTGGCAGGTCTTCACCAATACCCTCATTCTCGGCACACTCACCCTGGTCATTGTCTTCCCGCTGCCGATCGTCCTGGCGCTGCTGCTCAACGAGGTGCGGGCCCGGCGGTGGAAGCGCTTCGTCCAGTCGGTGTCGTACCTGCCGCACTTCCTGTCGATCGTGATCGTCGCGGCGATGGTGATGCAGATCCTGTCGATCGACGGCACGGTCAACACGATGATCCGGTCGCTCGGCGGCGAGGCGATCCCGTTCCTGCAGCAGCCGGGCTGGTTCCGCACCATCTACGTCTCGTCCGAGGTGTGGCAGACCGTCGGCTGGGGAACGATCCTCTACCTCGCCGCGCTCACCACCATCGACGAGGACCTCTACGAGGCCGCCCGGATCGACGGCGCGAACCGGTGGCGGCAGACCTGGCACGTCACCCTGCCCGGTATCCGGCCCACCATGATCACGCTGCTGATCCTGAACATCGGCACCTTCATGGCGGTCGGGTTCGAGAAGATCCTGCTGCTGTACAACCCGCTGACCTACCCGACCGCCGACGTCATATCGACGTACCTCTACCGGATGGGTGTGGTCTCCAGCAACTTCAGCTACGCCGCCGCCATCGGTCTGTTCGAGGCCCTGATCGGGCTGACCCTGGTGCTGTCGGCCAACCTGATCGCCCGCCGCGCAGTAGGGACGAGCCTGTGGTGACCGTCGACACCTCGCGCAAGCTGTTCCCGCCGACCCGGCGTCGACCCCGCGGCCCCGACGACACCCGTGGCTACCGGATCTTCCGGATCGTCAACACGGTCGTCCTGACCGCCGTCGTGATCGTCACGCTCTACCCGTTCGCCAACATCGTCGCCCGCTCGCTCAGCGAGGAGGGCTACATCCGCTCAGGCCAGGTCAGCATCATCCCGCGCGGGTTCAACCTGGACACCTACCGGCTGGTGATGTCCGACTCGATGTTCTGGACCAACTACCGCAACACCATCGTCTACACCGTGGTCGCCACCGTCATCTCGATCGTGCTGACCACCTGCTACGCGTACGTGCTGTCGAAGAAGGACCTCAAGGGCCGGGGTGTGCTCGTCGGCATCGCCGTGTTCACCATGTTCTTCTCCGGCGGGCTGATCCCCAACTACGTACTGATCACCAGTCTCGGACTGAAGAACAGTCTCTGGGCGATCGTGCTGCCCAACGCGATCAACGTGTTCAACCTGCTGGTGATGAAGGCGTTCTTCGAAAGTCTGCCGACCGAGTTGGAGGAGGCCGCCGCCGTCGACGGGCTCAACACGTACGGCATCCTCTGGCGCATCGTCATCCCGCTGTCGAAGGCGATCATCGCCACGATGGTGCTCTTCTACGCGGTCTCGTTCTGGAACTCGTGGTTCTCCGCGTTCCTCTACATGGACCGCTCCGAACTGTTCCCGGTGACCGTCTACCTGCGCAACCTGATCGCCGGGGCCACCACCGCCACCTCCACCGGAAGCAGCAGCGACAGCCTCGCGCAGGCCGCCGCGAACATCCAGTCCGTCACCATCATCCTGACCGTTCTTCCGATCATCATGGTGTACCCCTTCATCCAGCGCTACTTCGTGTCCGGCATCATGCTCGGCGCCGTCAAGGGATAGCGCTGCGGGACAGGATCGCCCCATTCACCTGAATGCCTTTCCCCACGCACCGAAAGGAAGTCCGATGTTCACACGATCCCGGCGCCGCTACGCAGCGGTCGCCGCCGGGCTGCTCGCCCTCTCGCTCAGCGTCGCCGCCTGCGGCAGCGACGAGGAGCCCGATGCCGAGGACCTGGACGGCAACAGGGTCGGCGCCATGGAGAGCTACGGCGTCGGTGACCAGTTCACTGCCACCGAGGCACTGAACTTCTCCCTGCTCTACAACAACCACCCCAATTACCAGATCGACAAGGAGTGGATGTTCTGGGAGGAGCTGGCCAAGCGGACCAACGTGTCGCTCGAAACGGTCGAGGTGCCGTTGAGCGACTACGAGCAGAAGCGTGGCCTGCTGATCGGCGCCGGCGACGCACCGTTCATCATCCCGAAGACCTACCCCGGCCAGGAGTCGGCGTACGTCTCCAGCGGCGCGATCCTGCCGGTCAGCGACTACGTCGAGCTGATGCCGCACTTCCAGGACAAGGTCGCCAAGTGGAACCTGCAGGGTGACATCGACTCGCTGCGCCAGCAGGACGGCAAGTACTACCTGCTGCCCGGCCTGCACGAGGACGTCTGGACCGACTACACCATCGCCGTGCGTACCGACATCCTCGCCGAACTCGGCCTCGAGGAGCCGACCACCTGGGACGAGTTCCGGGACATGCTGCGGGCGATGAAGACCGCCTATCCGGACGTGTACCCGATGTCGGAGCGGTGGAGCATCCCCACCCCGCTCGGTGCGCTGCAGAACATCATCGGCCCGTCGTACGGCTACGACACGATGGGTGGCTGGGGCTACCAGAACGCCAGCTTCGACCGGGAGGCCCAGGAGTTCGTCTTCACCGGCACCATGCCGGAGTACAAGGAGATGGTGGAGTTCCTGCACTCGCTGGTCGACGAGGGGCTGCTCGACCCGGAGAGCGTGACCCAGGACGACGACACCGCGATCCAGAAGCTCGCCACCGGAAAGTCGTTCGTCATCAGCACCAACGCGCAGACCCTGGTCAACGACTACCGGCCGGCGCTGGCGCAGAACAACCCGAACGCCACCATCTCCAAGATCACCCGGCCGGACAGTGACGTCGGCTCGGTGAAGGCCGGGTCCCGGCTGGAGAACGGCATCATGATCTCCAGCGAGGCGCGCAAGAGCGAGAACTTCGTCGCGATGATGCAGTTCATCGACTGGCTCTGGTACTCCGACGAGGGCCAGGAATTCGCCAAGTGGGGCATCGAAGGCGTCACCTACACCACCGACGCCGACGGCAAGCGGGTCCTCGACGCCGACATCGACTTCATCGGGCTCAACCCCGACGGAAGCAAGCACCTGCAGAAGGACTTCGGCTTCAGCAACGGCGTCTTCGCCTACGGCGGCACCACCGACCTGCTGCAGTCCACCTTCTCCGAGGAGGAGCTGACGTTCCAGGAGGCGATGGGACAGAAGGAGACCCTGCCGGTGTCCCCGCCACGGCCGTTCAGCGAGGAGGAGCGCGAGCAGGCCACCCTCTGGGAGACCCCGCTGAAGGACTACGTCCAGCAGCAGACCCTGCAGTTCATCCTCGGCCAGCGGGACCTGTCCGAATGGGACGCCTACGTCGCCGAGGTCGAGGGCAAGAACGCCCAGCAGTTCATCGACCTCGTCAACGGTGCGTACCAGCGGTACAAGGAAGAACACGGCTGACCACCCGTACCGCCCCCGCCGGTGCCGGTCGCGTCCGAAGCGAGGACGCGACCGGCACCCGGCACCAGCACGTGAAACAGGAGTACGGATGCCCCGGACCGTCGTACCCGAGCAGAGCAGCGGCCCGCTGCCGGACGCCTGGCGCGCCTGCGTCGGCACCGGCCGGCTGGAGCTGGCGCTGCGCCGCGACTACCAGGAGTCCCTCGCCCTGGTGCAACGGGAGATCGGCTTCCGCCACATCCGCGGCCACGGGCTGCTCAGCGACGGCGTCGGCATCCACCGCCCGTACGAACACGCCGGCCGGCGCGGCGTGCACCACTCGTTCACCTACGCCGACCAGATCGTCGACACCTACCTCGACCTCGGCATCGCCCCCTTCATCGAGCTCGGTTTCATGCCCGAAGCGCTCGCCTCCGGCGAGCAGACCGTCTTCTGGTGGCGCGGCAACGTCACCCCGCCCCGCTCCGAGACCGAATGGGCCGACCTGGTCCGGGCCACCATCGGCAACCTCGTCGACCGGTACGGCCTGGAGCAGGTCCGCACCTGGCCGATCGAAGTGTGGAACGAACCCAACCTGGACATCTTCTGGGCCGGTGCCGACCAGGCCGCCTACCACCGGCTGTACGAGGTGACCGCGCACGCCGTCAAGGACGTCGACGCCGGCCTGCAGGTCGGCGGACCGGCAATCTCGCCCGGTGCCGACGAGTGGCTGGTGCCGTTCGCCGAGTACGTCACCGACCGCGAGGTGCCGGTCGACTTCGTCAGCCGACACGCGTACACCTCCGGGCCGGCCCAGCACGTGCCGTTCGGTACCCACCAGACGCTGATGCCCGCCGACCACCTGCTGGAGCAGTTCGCCAGCCCGCGCAAGCACCTCGCCGGCACCGCCCTGGCCGACCTGCCGGTGCACATCACCGAGTTCAACTCCTCCTACCGGCCGGACAACCCGATCCACGACACCGCCTTCCA harbors:
- a CDS encoding extracellular solute-binding protein, which produces MFTRSRRRYAAVAAGLLALSLSVAACGSDEEPDAEDLDGNRVGAMESYGVGDQFTATEALNFSLLYNNHPNYQIDKEWMFWEELAKRTNVSLETVEVPLSDYEQKRGLLIGAGDAPFIIPKTYPGQESAYVSSGAILPVSDYVELMPHFQDKVAKWNLQGDIDSLRQQDGKYYLLPGLHEDVWTDYTIAVRTDILAELGLEEPTTWDEFRDMLRAMKTAYPDVYPMSERWSIPTPLGALQNIIGPSYGYDTMGGWGYQNASFDREAQEFVFTGTMPEYKEMVEFLHSLVDEGLLDPESVTQDDDTAIQKLATGKSFVISTNAQTLVNDYRPALAQNNPNATISKITRPDSDVGSVKAGSRLENGIMISSEARKSENFVAMMQFIDWLWYSDEGQEFAKWGIEGVTYTTDADGKRVLDADIDFIGLNPDGSKHLQKDFGFSNGVFAYGGTTDLLQSTFSEEELTFQEAMGQKETLPVSPPRPFSEEEREQATLWETPLKDYVQQQTLQFILGQRDLSEWDAYVAEVEGKNAQQFIDLVNGAYQRYKEEHG
- a CDS encoding xylan 1,4-beta-xylosidase codes for the protein MPRTVVPEQSSGPLPDAWRACVGTGRLELALRRDYQESLALVQREIGFRHIRGHGLLSDGVGIHRPYEHAGRRGVHHSFTYADQIVDTYLDLGIAPFIELGFMPEALASGEQTVFWWRGNVTPPRSETEWADLVRATIGNLVDRYGLEQVRTWPIEVWNEPNLDIFWAGADQAAYHRLYEVTAHAVKDVDAGLQVGGPAISPGADEWLVPFAEYVTDREVPVDFVSRHAYTSGPAQHVPFGTHQTLMPADHLLEQFASPRKHLAGTALADLPVHITEFNSSYRPDNPIHDTAFHAAYLAPVVAAGGDLVDSFSYWTFSDVFEEVGIPAAIFHGGFGLLTHRQIRKPTYHLYAFLARMGRQVLARGTDHLVTRDDTDGRVTVLAWAPVEVTDLEGSPQRHTVQLSVPVAASAGSAFLLRASVSDEAGNAWRAWCEMGRPRSPRPAQLDALRTAAEPARSHRALPVVAGRADVDLTLARHEVTLVEITPVVDQTPPWCDDRRLLGGNGPA
- a CDS encoding LacI family DNA-binding transcriptional regulator, which translates into the protein MTEAPPATPPPPAGPPTRASHDAGGQPSPATIATIADEVGVSVTTVSKVLNGKSDVAPQTRARVEASLDRHQYRRRARRPPIRTDQLDLVFHQFDSLWAMEIIKAVETVASAAGIGLHLSQLGGRHTPPDQWLDATLARRPLGVLFVLCHLSERHRDLLARQLIPFVVIDTDSATSASVPTVGSNNWNGGLIATRHLLQLGHRRIAIISGPSDVLCAQARTAGFRSAHDEAGLPVPADLIRHGDFYVDAGFAHGMALLDRPDRPTAIFAGSDMQALGVLRAARQLGLDVPGDLSVIGYDNVPVAAWTVPALTTVHQPLRDMAGTAAQMLLDLARGAELSTSRIDLVTELVIRESTAPPAPARAVRQGG
- a CDS encoding acetylxylan esterase; protein product: MPQFDLPLEQLQSYAPSLPEPDDFDTFWKSTLDEVAAHEILVDVRPEPTDLRLFDTWQVTFTGFGGDPVHAWYTRPAGVDTALPAVVEYLGYGRGRGLPHERLTWPAAGYAHLLMDSRGQGDQYGNGGDTPDPHPAAAGGPGPVTRGITDPSRYYYRRLITDAVRAVAAVRALPGVDATRVTAAGNSQGGGLALAVAGLVDDLAALVSTAPFGCHWQRAIEITDNEPYGDVARYLAVHRNAESSVRRTLSYFDGVTFARRASAPAHFGVGLRDTVCPPSTVFAAYNHYGDKLTEPPRREIHVYPFNGHEGGEAEQVRRQLRWLRALIG
- a CDS encoding ABC transporter permease subunit: MSTPSAVDASPQAQVPLPPVDDLPRRGRSRPRSRTWRRALRRDWQLYSLIVLPLLFFLIFRYLPMLGNVIAFRRFQPGGSVFGEYWVGLRYVRMFLADPTFWQVFTNTLILGTLTLVIVFPLPIVLALLLNEVRARRWKRFVQSVSYLPHFLSIVIVAAMVMQILSIDGTVNTMIRSLGGEAIPFLQQPGWFRTIYVSSEVWQTVGWGTILYLAALTTIDEDLYEAARIDGANRWRQTWHVTLPGIRPTMITLLILNIGTFMAVGFEKILLLYNPLTYPTADVISTYLYRMGVVSSNFSYAAAIGLFEALIGLTLVLSANLIARRAVGTSLW
- a CDS encoding carbohydrate ABC transporter permease codes for the protein MTVDTSRKLFPPTRRRPRGPDDTRGYRIFRIVNTVVLTAVVIVTLYPFANIVARSLSEEGYIRSGQVSIIPRGFNLDTYRLVMSDSMFWTNYRNTIVYTVVATVISIVLTTCYAYVLSKKDLKGRGVLVGIAVFTMFFSGGLIPNYVLITSLGLKNSLWAIVLPNAINVFNLLVMKAFFESLPTELEEAAAVDGLNTYGILWRIVIPLSKAIIATMVLFYAVSFWNSWFSAFLYMDRSELFPVTVYLRNLIAGATTATSTGSSSDSLAQAAANIQSVTIILTVLPIIMVYPFIQRYFVSGIMLGAVKG